The Toxotes jaculatrix isolate fToxJac2 chromosome 14, fToxJac2.pri, whole genome shotgun sequence genome window below encodes:
- the cdc20 gene encoding cell division cycle protein 20 homolog: MAQFGFENDIHSILKLDMPITNAPMARWQRKASSSNTSALNGLSPGKSANVSLSSSKTPSKTPGKSKKQTPSKMGGDRFIPIRNSKQMDVATFLLTKENEPVDSNSTAGTSENQKAWSVSLNGYNIEDAKILHLGGKPLNAPEGYQNNLKVLYSQVATPASVKKTRYISSTPDRILDAPELRNDFYLNLLDWSSRNVLAVALHNSVYLWDATQGDITLLMKMEREEDYICSLSWTKEGSYLAIGTSDCKVQLWDVENQKRLRSMASHTARVGSLSWNDHVLSSGSRSGHIHHHDVRVADHHIFTLSGHSQEVCGLKWSPDGRYLASGGNDNLVCVWPRVQEGSASNDSPLVRCWSEHQGAVKALAWCPWQPNILASGGGTSDRHIRIWNVNSGSCISSLDTQSQISSLVFAPNYKELVSAHGYAHNNVVIWKFPSLTRVAELNGHEDRVLSLTLSPDSSTVATVAGDETIRLWKSFEVDPVKKKAKERMVKSTSSVIHQSIR, encoded by the exons ATGGCGCAGTTTGGCTTTGAGAACGACATCCACAGCATCTTGAAGCTGGATATGCCCATAACAAACGCTCCCATGGCGAGGTGGCAGAGAAAGGCCAGCTCATCAAACACATCCGCCTTGAACGGTTTGTCACCTGGAAAATCTGCCAATGTGTCGCTCAGTTCATCAAAAACACCGAGCAAAACACCAG gcaaaagtaaaaaacaaacaccctCTAAGATGGGCGGCGACCGTTTCATCCCCATCAGAAACAGCAAACAAATGGATGTGGCAACTTTCCTGCTCACCAAAGAGAATGAGCCAGTGGACTCAAACAGTACAGCAGGAACAtca GAAAACCAGAAAGCGTGGTCTGTGTCACTGAATGGCTACAACATTGAAGATGCAAAGATCCTGCACCTTGGAGGGAAACCACTGAATGCTCCAGAAG GCTATCAAAACAACTTGAAAGTCCTCTACAGTCAGGTTGCAACTCCTGCCTCAGTCAAAAAGACAAGATACATATCTTCAACTCCTGACAGAATCTTGGACGCTCCTGAACTTCGAAATGATTTCT ATTTGAATCTGCTTGATTGGAGCAGTCGAAACGTTCTTGCTGTGGCCCTTCATAACAGTGTTTACCTGTGGGATGCCACTCAAGGAGACATCACTCTTCTCATGAAGATGGAGCGCGAAGAGGACTACATTTGCTCATTGTCCTGGACCAAGGAGGGAAGCTACTTGGCCATTGGCACCAGTGATTGCAAAGTTCAG cTGTGGGATGTTGAAAACCAGAAGCGTTTACGCAGCATGGCCAGTCACACGGCAAGAGTTGGTAGTCTGAGCTGGAACGACCATGTTCTTTCCAG TGGCTCCAGGTCAGGACACATTCACCATCATGATGTGAGGGTGGCAGACCATCACATCTTCACACTCAGTGGTCACTCACAGGAGGTGTGTGGGCTGAAGTGGTCCCCTGATGGGCGATACCTGGCCAGTGGAGGCAATGACAACCTAGTGTGCGTGTGGCCCCGTGTGCAGGAAGGCAGCGCCAGCAATGACAGTCCGTTGGTCCGCTGCTGGAGTGAACATCAAGGAGCTGTCAAG GCTTTGGCCTGGTGTCCATGGCAGCCAAATATCCTTGCATCTGGAGGTGGTACCAGTGATCGACACATCCGTATCTGGAATGTAAACAGTGGCTCATGCATCAGTTCACTTGACACTCAGTCCCAG ATCTCGTCACTGGTGTTTGCACCCAACTACAAGGAGCTGGTCTCTGCCCATGGATATGCCCACAACAATGTTGTCATCTGGAAATTTCCGTCTCTCACCAGAGTCGCAGAGCTCAACG GCCACGAGGATAGAGTTCTCAGTTTAACTCTGAGTCCAGACTCCTCTACCGTTGCGACTGTCGCTGGAGATGAAACTATTCGTCTGTGGAAAAGCTTTGAAGTGGATCCTGTTAAGAAGAAGGCCAAAGAAAGGATGGTCAAATCGACTAGCAGTGTGATTCATCAGTCCATCAGATAA